In Topomyia yanbarensis strain Yona2022 chromosome 2, ASM3024719v1, whole genome shotgun sequence, one DNA window encodes the following:
- the LOC131685715 gene encoding zinc finger protein 234-like — MAADSTILLKPKSEFGDYTDLPSKQPKRLFKCEVCGKEFIRKAHLQQHFFTHTGERQHKCEVCGKDFIRKTHLQEHITTIHTNKPSYNCETCGKAFSRRNNLTSHKLIHNRERPHKCEVCGKEFLMMKRLEQHVSIHAGERAHKCEVCGKFFTLQNRLAKHKLLCREQTYKCEVCGKDFRQKVHLQQHIDIHTGKREFKCDTCGKDFIQKTHLKQHMITHTGERPHKCEICGKGFLLKYNLKEHVTIHTGARNYKCEICGKDFIRKGLLHNHITTHTKERTYRCETCGKAFARRTYLTAHQFLHSRERLYKCEVCGKEFVRKQRLERHVPTHTGMRLHECEMCGKAFHLKYNLQKHIITHKGLRPYECEICGKAFSEKGTLTSHKSIHSGGGLNECEICGKEFFMKSDLQRHFTIHTRKRQYKCETCGKEFRYKQSLQRHIRSHS; from the coding sequence ATGGCAGCTGATTCTACAATATTACTGAAGCCAAAATCGGAGTTCGGGGATTACACAGACCTGCCTTCGAAGCAGCCCAAACGGTTGTTCAAGTGTGAGGTATGTGGCAAAGAATTCATTAGGAAAGCTCATTTGCAGCAACATTTCTTCACTCACACTGGTGAGCGGCAGCATAAGTGTGAAGTATGTGGCAAAGACTTCATTAGGAAAACTCACCTCCAAGAACACATCACCACCATCCACACTAATAAGCCATCCTATAACTGTGAAACATGTGGCAAAGCATTTTCCCGGCGAAATAACTTGACTTCGCACAAATTGATTCACAATCGTGAACGGCCGCATAAGTGCGAGGTGTGCGGCAAAGAATTCTTAATGATGAAGCGCCTGGAGCAACACGTTTCCATTCACGCTGGCGAACGTGCGCACAAATGTGAAGTATGTGGTAAATTTTTTACCTTACAGAATAGATTAGCAAAACACAAACTTTTATGTAGAGAACAGACGTATAAGTGCGAGGTATGTGGCAAAGATTTCCGCCAGAAGGTCCACCTACAGCAACACATTGACATTCACACTGGCAAGAGGGAGTTCAAATGTGACACATGTGGTAAAGATTTCATTCAGAAGACTCACCTGAAACAACACATGATTACCCACACCGGTGAGCGTCCACACAAATGTGAAATATGTGGCAAAGGATTCCTTCTGAAGTATAACCTGAAGGAACACGTTACTATACATACTGGTGCGCGAAACTATAAATGTGAAATATGTGGCAAAGATTTCATTCGGAAGGGTCTCCTGCACAATCATATTACCACCCACACCAAGGAGCGCACTTACAGATGTGAAACATGTGGCAAGGCATTTGCTCGGCGGACTTATTTGACAGCACATCAATTCCTTCATAGTAGAGAACGGCTATACAAATGCGAAGTGTGTGGCAAAGAATTCGTACGGAAGCAGCGCCTAGAGCGACACGTTCCCACTCATACTGGCATGCGGCTGCACGAATGCGAAATGTGTGGCAAAGCTTTCCATCTGAAATATAATCTGCAAAAACACATTATCACCCATAAAGGTTTGCGGCCTTACGAATGTGAAATATGTGGCAAAGCATTTAGTGAAAAGGGCACATTGACCTCGCACAAATCGATTCACAGTGGTGGAGGACTGAATGAATGTGAAATATGTGGCAAAGAATTTTTTATGAAGTCTGACCTACAGCGACATTTTACCATCCACACTCGTAAGCGGCAGTACAAATGTGAAACATGTGGCAAAGAATTCCGGTATAAGCAAAGCCTGCAGCGGCACATACGCTCTCACAGCTAG